The Aedes aegypti strain LVP_AGWG chromosome 3, AaegL5.0 Primary Assembly, whole genome shotgun sequence genome contains a region encoding:
- the LOC5572563 gene encoding SAP domain-containing ribonucleoprotein — translation MSDQDVSKMKVADLKKELKNRGLSTLGNKNELVDRLQGALIDGGDPLEDTAISEDLLEDDELNDDILEDEEEEKQHHEATEEDRILKSPTPSEPSKSESPEQKKPETVAKDSEADKKEDQPAVIQKKVALKRNISISVPTPAAAAVTATPKGTDEDKKPQSDDSAKESETGSSEPEKKVIKLTELTAQERLEMRAKKFGAQANETPDSKLQARAARFGLTNSDSSSGGSATKPVSTLVSVDALKKRAERFGVSVSDKMTKLEQDEKLIKRQERFGAVSAPTLTATGKVAISSSSTSSTKTDYAERARLRLERFKNTA, via the exons ATGAGCGATCAGGACGTCTCAAAAATGAAG GTTGCAGATTTGAAGAAGGAGCTCAAAAATCGAGGACTCAGCACACTTGGAAATAAAAACGAACTGGTCGATCGTCTTCAAGGTGCGCTCATAG ACGGAGGTGATCCATTGGAAGATACAGCCATTTCCGAGGATCTACTCGAAGACGACGAACTTAACGATGACATCCTCGAGGACGAGGAAGAGGAAAAGCAACACCATGAAGCGACCGAAGAAGATCGAATACTGAAATCTCCCACTCCAAGCGAACCGTCGAAATCTGAATCACCAGAGCAGAAAAAGCCGGAAACCGTTGCAAAAGATTCAGAAGCAGATAAGAAAGAAGACCAACCAGCAGTTATCCAGAAGAAGGTGGCCCTcaagcgaaacatttcaatttcCGTTCCCACTCCAGCAGCGGCAGCAGTAACGGCCACTCCGAAAGGCACCGATGAGGATAAGAAGCCACAATCTGATGATTCTGCAAAGGAATCTGAAACCGGTTCCAGTGAACCGGAGAAAAAGGTGATCAAACTGACCGAACTGACCGCTCAAGAGAGGCTTGAGATGCGTGCCAAGAAGTTTGGTGCCCAAGCAAACGAAACGCCCGATTCGAAACTGCAGGCTCGAGCTGCCCGTTTCGGACTTACCAACAGCGATTCTTCCTCCGGCGGGTCAGCAACCAAACCGGTCAGCACTCTGGTGAGCGTTGATGCGTTAAAGAAGCGGGCCGAACGTTTCGGTGTAAGCGTGTCGGATAAGATGACTAAACTGGAACAGGACGAAAAGCTGATCAAACGCCAGGAACGATTCGGAGCCGTATCGGCACCTACTCTCACGGCCACCGGTAAAGTggccatcagcagcagcagcactaGCAGCACAAAGACAGACTACGCTGAACGTGCCCGTCTACGGTTGGAACGCTTCAAGAATACCGCCTAA